The Paraburkholderia sp. ZP32-5 genome includes a window with the following:
- the gspF gene encoding type II secretion system inner membrane protein GspF: MPAFRFEAIDAAGKAQKGVLDADSARSARTNLRSQGLTPLVVEPAAARTRGERNQRLAFGRRLSQREQAILTRQLASLLIAGLPLDEALSVLTEQSERDYIRELMASIRAEVLGGHSLANALHQHPKDFPEIYRALVAAGEHTGKLGLVLSRLADYIEQRNALKQKIVLAFTYPAIVTLIAFGIVTFLLSYVVPQVVNVFASTKQQLPFLTILMMALSGFVRHWWWAMLIGVAVLVYLVRSTLKQAGPRLAFDRWLLGAPLLGRLVRGYNTVRFASTLGILTAAGVPILRALQAAAETLSNNAMRENIDDAIVRVREGTSLSRALGNTKTFPPVLVHLIRSGEATGDVTTMLDRAADGEARELERRTMFLTSLLEPLLILAMGGVVLVIVLAVMMPIIELNNLVQ; encoded by the coding sequence ATGCCGGCATTTCGTTTCGAAGCAATCGATGCGGCGGGCAAGGCGCAAAAAGGCGTACTCGACGCGGACAGCGCACGCAGCGCGCGTACCAATCTGCGCTCGCAAGGGCTGACGCCGCTCGTCGTCGAACCGGCGGCCGCGCGCACGCGCGGCGAGCGCAATCAGCGCCTCGCATTCGGGCGCCGTCTGTCGCAGCGCGAGCAGGCGATCCTGACCCGGCAACTCGCGAGTCTGCTGATCGCGGGTCTGCCGCTCGACGAAGCGCTGTCGGTGCTCACCGAGCAGTCGGAGCGCGATTACATTCGCGAACTGATGGCGTCGATTCGCGCCGAAGTGCTCGGCGGTCATTCGCTCGCCAACGCGCTGCATCAGCACCCGAAAGATTTCCCCGAGATTTATCGGGCGCTCGTCGCGGCCGGCGAGCACACGGGCAAGCTCGGTCTGGTGCTGTCGCGTCTCGCCGACTACATCGAGCAACGCAATGCGCTGAAGCAGAAGATCGTGCTTGCGTTCACGTATCCGGCGATCGTCACGCTGATCGCATTCGGCATCGTGACGTTCCTGCTGAGTTATGTGGTGCCGCAGGTCGTCAACGTATTCGCGAGCACGAAGCAGCAATTGCCGTTTCTGACCATCCTGATGATGGCGTTGTCCGGCTTCGTACGGCATTGGTGGTGGGCGATGCTGATCGGCGTCGCGGTGCTCGTGTACCTTGTGCGCTCGACATTGAAGCAGGCGGGTCCGCGTCTCGCGTTCGACCGCTGGCTGCTCGGCGCGCCTCTGCTCGGCAGGCTCGTGCGCGGCTACAACACCGTGCGCTTCGCGAGCACGCTCGGTATTCTGACGGCCGCCGGCGTGCCGATTTTGCGCGCGCTGCAGGCCGCCGCCGAAACGCTCAGCAACAACGCGATGCGCGAGAACATCGACGATGCGATCGTGCGCGTGCGCGAAGGCACGTCGCTGTCGCGCGCGCTCGGCAATACGAAGACGTTTCCGCCGGTGCTCGTGCACCTGATCCGTTCGGGTGAGGCGACCGGTGACGTGACGACGATGCTCGATCGCGCGGCCGACGGCGAAGCGCGCGAACTCGAACGCCGCACGATGTTCCTGACGAGCCTGCTCGAACCGCTGCTGATTCTGGCGATGGGCGGTGTGGTGCTGGTGATCGTGCTGGCGGTGATGATGCCGATCATCGAGTTGAACAACCTCGTGCAGTAG
- a CDS encoding type II secretion system protein N has protein sequence MNAIQIRLLSLALFAVFCATLTYWVITLTTMSGAPLPAAAARPQPSTEQAATLFGGQLQRNVNQDIHLFGILALSEGAAAIVSVGGEPPHAVSLGSALMQGTKLSEVRARSIIIDRNGAHSEIFLPPNAAGPTIYVR, from the coding sequence ATGAACGCTATCCAAATCCGCCTCCTGTCCCTCGCGCTGTTCGCCGTTTTCTGCGCGACATTGACCTACTGGGTCATCACGCTCACCACGATGTCCGGCGCGCCGTTGCCGGCCGCCGCCGCGCGCCCGCAGCCCTCGACCGAACAGGCCGCGACGCTGTTCGGCGGGCAGCTGCAGCGCAACGTCAATCAGGACATCCATCTGTTCGGCATCCTCGCGTTGAGCGAAGGCGCCGCGGCGATCGTCAGCGTCGGCGGCGAACCGCCTCACGCGGTATCGCTCGGCAGCGCGCTGATGCAAGGCACCAAGCTCTCCGAAGTCCGCGCCCGCTCGATCATCATCGACCGCAACGGCGCGCATTCCGAAATCTTCCTGCCCCCCAACGCGGCCGGTCCTACCATCTACGTGCGCTGA
- the gspG gene encoding type II secretion system major pseudopilin GspG yields the protein MQLSTIRRTDNAASRSRRQRGFTLIEIMVVIAILGILAALIVPKIMSRPDEARRVAAKQDIGTVMQAMKLYRLDNGRYPTQEQGLRALIEKPSTDPVPNNWKDGGYLERLPNDPWGNAYQYLNPGVHGEIDVFSYGADGKPGGEGNDADVGSWQ from the coding sequence ATGCAACTGTCGACCATTCGCCGCACTGACAACGCGGCTTCGCGCAGCCGTCGTCAGCGCGGTTTCACGCTGATCGAAATCATGGTCGTGATCGCGATTCTCGGCATTCTCGCCGCGCTGATCGTGCCGAAGATCATGAGCCGTCCAGACGAAGCGCGGCGTGTTGCCGCCAAGCAGGACATCGGCACCGTGATGCAGGCGATGAAGCTTTATCGTCTCGACAACGGCCGCTATCCGACTCAGGAGCAAGGCCTGCGCGCGCTGATCGAAAAGCCGAGCACCGACCCGGTGCCGAACAACTGGAAGGACGGCGGCTACCTCGAGCGTCTGCCGAACGATCCGTGGGGCAATGCCTATCAGTATCTGAATCCGGGCGTGCACGGCGAGATCGATGTGTTCAGCTACGGCGCCGATGGCAAACCGGGCGGCGAAGGCAACGATGCCGACGTCGGCTCCTGGCAATAA
- a CDS encoding GspH/FimT family pseudopilin, translating into MAGTMRMSACKSPVDTLCTASRPRMECAGVRQSPPASAMRASRSRRRAAGFTLLEMMVVLVIAGLLVSLTAVTMTRNPRTDLNEEAQRLALLFESAGDEAQVRARPIAWQPYEGGFRFDQHTQDGWRPLHDDLLGPRQWEGGVTSVAISYPGSDSQADRIVFGTEAIDVPVEVTLFSAAGQVKIVSTGNGRYEVR; encoded by the coding sequence ATGGCCGGCACTATGCGCATGTCCGCTTGCAAGTCCCCCGTGGACACTCTGTGTACGGCTTCGCGGCCGCGCATGGAGTGCGCCGGCGTGCGGCAATCGCCGCCGGCGTCTGCGATGCGCGCAAGCCGCAGTCGTCGGCGCGCGGCCGGCTTCACGCTGCTCGAAATGATGGTCGTGCTGGTGATCGCGGGCCTGCTCGTATCGCTGACCGCGGTGACGATGACCCGCAATCCGCGCACCGATCTGAACGAGGAAGCGCAGCGTCTCGCGCTGCTGTTCGAATCCGCCGGCGACGAAGCGCAGGTGCGCGCGCGGCCGATCGCGTGGCAGCCGTACGAAGGCGGCTTCCGTTTCGATCAGCACACGCAGGATGGCTGGCGTCCGCTGCACGACGATCTGCTCGGCCCGCGTCAGTGGGAAGGCGGTGTGACCAGTGTCGCAATCAGCTACCCGGGCTCGGATTCGCAAGCCGATCGCATCGTGTTCGGCACCGAGGCGATCGACGTACCGGTCGAAGTCACGCTGTTTTCGGCGGCCGGCCAGGTGAAGATCGTCAGCACCGGCAATGGCCGCTACGAGGTGCGCTGA
- the gspI gene encoding type II secretion system minor pseudopilin GspI: protein MHRISRRSQRGFTMIEVLVALAIIAVALAASLRAVGSLATGEADLHRRLLAGWSADNTLAQLRLTHSWPNVGDTSFDCSQGNLQLLCTEHVTATPNPVFRRVEVVVTMPGRSTNLAQMVTVVANENNRSL, encoded by the coding sequence ATGCATCGGATCTCGCGTCGCTCGCAGCGCGGCTTCACGATGATCGAAGTGCTGGTCGCGCTCGCGATCATCGCGGTCGCGCTCGCCGCTTCGCTTCGCGCGGTCGGCAGTCTCGCGACCGGCGAGGCCGATTTGCACCGGCGTCTGCTCGCCGGCTGGAGCGCGGACAATACGCTCGCGCAATTGCGTCTGACGCATTCATGGCCGAACGTCGGCGACACGAGTTTCGATTGCTCGCAAGGCAATCTGCAATTGCTCTGTACCGAGCATGTGACGGCGACGCCGAATCCGGTGTTTCGCCGCGTTGAAGTGGTGGTGACGATGCCTGGGCGCTCCACCAATCTCGCCCAGATGGTCACGGTGGTCGCGAATGAAAACAACCGCTCGCTCTGA
- a CDS encoding PulJ/GspJ family protein yields MKTTARSERRRRSGARGFTLIELLVAIAILAVIAVLSWRGLDQIIRGRTTITNAMEDERVFAQLFDQMRIDARQAASDDEAGGEAAISVSGNTLQIVRHMVLPGTAPRLQVVRYQISTGHVVRYASPPLGNAGELRRALHGSDEGWSVVPLMGGVGAITARLYVPKVGWTTQMDDVQSAIIEGVNNLKVPQLGNAPLARAVSGLEVSIGATSLARPIKRVFLVGE; encoded by the coding sequence ATGAAAACAACCGCTCGCTCTGAGCGCCGCCGCCGTTCCGGCGCACGCGGCTTCACGCTGATCGAACTGCTGGTCGCGATCGCGATCCTTGCGGTGATCGCGGTGTTGTCATGGCGCGGGCTCGATCAGATCATCCGCGGCCGCACGACAATCACGAACGCGATGGAAGACGAGCGCGTGTTCGCGCAGCTGTTCGACCAGATGCGTATCGACGCGCGCCAGGCCGCCAGCGACGACGAAGCCGGCGGCGAGGCCGCGATTTCCGTATCAGGCAACACGCTGCAGATCGTGCGACATATGGTGCTGCCCGGCACGGCGCCGCGTCTGCAGGTGGTGCGCTATCAGATCTCGACCGGGCATGTGGTGCGCTATGCGTCGCCGCCGCTCGGCAATGCCGGCGAATTGCGGCGCGCGCTGCACGGCAGCGACGAAGGCTGGAGCGTGGTGCCGCTGATGGGCGGCGTCGGCGCGATCACGGCGCGCCTGTACGTGCCGAAGGTCGGCTGGACTACGCAGATGGACGACGTGCAGAGCGCGATAATCGAGGGTGTCAACAATCTGAAGGTGCCGCAGCTCGGCAATGCGCCGCTCGCGCGCGCGGTGAGCGGGCTCGAGGTCAGCATCGGCGCGACGTCGCTCGCGCGGCCGATCAAGCGCGTTTTTCTGGTGGGGGAATGA
- the gspK gene encoding type II secretion system minor pseudopilin GspK, translated as MTFSSLFRSRIAAGARTAGRNARRKHVHGRVHERGAAIISALLVVALSAILVSGMLWRQQVQIRRIENQRLLSQAQWVARGALDWTRLILRSEGDTSAGITYLGGLWGVPIAKTRLSDFLGQIGEVRAEEGAATYLSGSIEDAQAKFNLRNLVASPAPGVIQLSAEQTAAYQRLLISLGLSGQLAKVTALQVRASLSQSATRFQTGTSANGATSASGVPAVGGGGDTTGGSFTNQPGIGGEDGDNPKVAPLLMTSVDSLLDIPGYTPEMVARLRPFVTVLPTTTAINMNTASAEVIAAAVPGMSLSQAQALVARRQTVFFRNVGDVQLALTAAGVQSVSIDPNQFDVNSSYFVVHGNVQHERAVVDRTTLVYRDPLTHTTRIVRVQDQL; from the coding sequence ATGACGTTCTCCTCGTTGTTCAGATCGCGGATTGCGGCGGGTGCCCGAACTGCCGGGCGCAACGCGCGCCGCAAGCACGTACATGGGCGTGTTCATGAGCGCGGCGCCGCCATCATCAGCGCGCTGCTGGTCGTCGCGCTGTCCGCGATTCTCGTGTCCGGGATGCTGTGGCGCCAGCAGGTGCAGATTCGCCGCATCGAAAATCAGCGCCTGCTTTCGCAGGCGCAATGGGTCGCGCGCGGCGCGCTCGACTGGACGCGGCTGATCTTGCGCTCCGAAGGCGATACGTCGGCGGGCATCACGTATCTGGGCGGGCTGTGGGGCGTGCCGATCGCGAAGACGCGCCTGTCGGATTTTCTTGGCCAGATCGGCGAGGTACGCGCGGAGGAAGGCGCGGCTACGTATCTGTCCGGGTCGATCGAAGATGCGCAGGCGAAGTTCAATCTGCGCAATCTCGTCGCGAGCCCGGCGCCCGGTGTGATCCAGCTGAGCGCGGAGCAGACCGCGGCGTATCAGCGCCTTTTGATCTCGCTCGGACTGAGCGGCCAGCTCGCCAAGGTGACCGCGCTGCAGGTGCGCGCGAGCCTGTCGCAATCGGCCACGCGCTTCCAGACCGGCACGTCGGCCAACGGCGCGACGTCGGCGAGCGGCGTGCCTGCGGTCGGCGGCGGCGGCGATACGACGGGCGGCAGCTTCACGAACCAGCCTGGCATTGGCGGCGAGGACGGCGACAATCCGAAGGTCGCGCCGCTGCTGATGACGAGTGTCGATTCGCTGCTCGACATTCCCGGCTACACGCCGGAAATGGTCGCGCGGCTGCGTCCGTTCGTCACCGTGCTGCCGACCACCACCGCGATCAATATGAACACCGCGTCGGCCGAGGTGATCGCGGCCGCCGTGCCGGGTATGAGCCTGTCGCAGGCGCAAGCGCTGGTCGCGCGCCGCCAGACCGTGTTTTTCCGCAATGTCGGCGACGTGCAGCTCGCGCTGACCGCCGCCGGTGTGCAATCGGTGTCGATCGATCCGAATCAGTTCGACGTCAATTCGAGCTATTTCGTGGTCCATGGCAACGTGCAGCACGAGCGCGCGGTCGTCGATCGTACGACGCTCGTGTATCGCGATCCGCTGACTCACACTACGCGTATCGTGCGAGTACAAGACCAACTTTGA
- the gspL gene encoding type II secretion system protein GspL: MSTLIVLLPPRDPAVPSQEWQLPELPFTLLDKSGRTQRAGRSALALLPRASTTVLMVAARDLLLMPAMLPPLRGPKLRQALPNIVEDQLIQDPQTCHIAVDPQPLADGRQLLAIADRGWFRFICEAFTAAGHRSLRAVPVTRCLPQAAVVETLADVAETAAAEVREPALAGATSAAASPPADAPVLAPDVPSIVPLVAAVLGAVVQTAPALLLEGAVESAVESGVPRVELAIARGAQGEGFAAPANAVNATLAALAGAAPVSLYMLTEVPGNEPSLAATSPGRLAAHVHGASPLPFEQLARRALECRFDLCQFEFASQPWRLDRATLRRLRLPIALAAAALIIAVIGANVQWLMLARQRDAINTQMTELFLNTFPKTTVVLDAPDQMSRQLQQLRVAAGELSPEDFLSLADGLARSLSPLPVNGIAALDYHEHRLDVTFKPEVKVDADFTKRLARNGLNGAIDSSTGKWTIRNGQ; this comes from the coding sequence TTGAGCACGCTGATCGTTCTACTGCCGCCACGTGATCCGGCGGTGCCATCGCAGGAATGGCAACTGCCCGAGCTGCCGTTCACCCTGCTCGACAAGAGCGGGCGCACGCAGCGAGCGGGCCGCTCGGCGCTCGCGCTGCTGCCGCGCGCGAGCACGACGGTGCTGATGGTCGCCGCGCGCGACCTGCTGCTGATGCCGGCCATGCTGCCGCCGCTGCGCGGACCGAAGCTGCGCCAGGCGCTGCCGAATATCGTCGAGGATCAACTGATCCAGGATCCGCAGACCTGCCATATCGCGGTCGATCCGCAGCCGCTCGCCGATGGCCGGCAACTGCTCGCGATCGCCGATCGCGGCTGGTTCCGCTTCATTTGCGAGGCGTTCACGGCGGCCGGCCATCGCAGTTTGCGCGCGGTGCCGGTCACGCGTTGTCTGCCGCAGGCGGCTGTCGTCGAGACGTTGGCCGATGTTGCCGAGACGGCTGCGGCCGAGGTGCGCGAACCGGCGCTGGCCGGTGCGACTAGTGCTGCGGCTTCGCCGCCGGCCGACGCGCCGGTGCTCGCACCCGACGTGCCGTCGATCGTGCCGCTGGTGGCCGCAGTGCTTGGCGCCGTCGTGCAGACCGCGCCGGCGCTGCTGCTGGAAGGCGCGGTAGAAAGCGCGGTCGAAAGTGGCGTGCCGCGTGTCGAACTCGCGATTGCACGCGGTGCGCAGGGCGAAGGTTTCGCGGCGCCGGCCAACGCGGTGAACGCGACGCTCGCCGCGCTCGCGGGCGCGGCGCCGGTGTCGCTGTATATGCTGACCGAAGTGCCCGGTAACGAGCCGAGCCTCGCCGCGACGAGCCCCGGCCGGCTCGCCGCGCATGTCCACGGCGCGAGTCCGTTGCCGTTCGAACAGCTAGCGCGGCGCGCGCTCGAATGCCGCTTCGATCTGTGCCAGTTCGAATTCGCGTCGCAACCGTGGCGGCTCGATCGTGCGACGTTGCGGCGTCTGCGTCTGCCGATCGCACTGGCGGCCGCCGCGCTGATCATCGCGGTCATCGGCGCGAACGTGCAGTGGCTGATGCTCGCGCGTCAGCGCGACGCGATCAACACGCAGATGACGGAGCTGTTTCTCAATACCTTCCCGAAGACCACGGTCGTGCTCGATGCGCCGGATCAGATGTCGCGCCAGTTGCAGCAGCTGCGCGTCGCGGCGGGTGAACTGTCACCGGAAGATTTCCTGTCGCTTGCCGATGGTCTCGCGCGCTCGCTGTCGCCGCTGCCGGTCAACGGTATCGCCGCGCTCGATTATCACGAACATCGGCTCGACGTGACCTTCAAGCCGGAAGTCAAGGTCGACGCCGACTTCACGAAGCGCCTCGCGCGCAACGGCCTGAACGGCGCGATCGATAGCAGCACCGGCAAGTGGACCATCAGGAACGGACAATGA
- the gspM gene encoding type II secretion system protein GspM: MKAELAQTWAAFWGQRTDREKGLLTWGGGALALVIVWSLLWAPAQDARSRLKESLPSLQRQLAQMTAQANEAHSLAAAAQGVAPTGAALKDALTASLGEHGLAATQVQFAGSAVQVQMKNASFPAWTAWVDDVRRQFKVQVSEAHITALKDDGQVDLTVSLQPSTAK; this comes from the coding sequence ATGAAAGCTGAACTCGCTCAAACCTGGGCTGCCTTCTGGGGCCAGCGCACCGATCGCGAAAAGGGGCTGCTGACATGGGGCGGCGGCGCGCTCGCGTTGGTGATCGTTTGGTCGCTGCTGTGGGCGCCGGCGCAGGACGCCCGCTCGCGTCTGAAGGAATCGCTGCCGAGCCTGCAGCGGCAACTCGCGCAAATGACCGCGCAGGCGAACGAGGCGCACTCGCTGGCGGCGGCCGCGCAAGGTGTCGCGCCGACCGGCGCGGCGCTGAAGGACGCGCTCACCGCGTCGCTCGGTGAGCATGGCCTCGCCGCGACGCAGGTGCAGTTCGCCGGCAGCGCGGTGCAGGTGCAGATGAAGAACGCGTCGTTTCCCGCCTGGACCGCGTGGGTCGACGACGTGCGCCGGCAGTTCAAGGTGCAGGTTTCCGAGGCGCATATCACCGCGTTGAAAGACGACGGCCAGGTGGACCTGACGGTGTCGTTGCAGCCGTCGACCGCCAAATAA
- a CDS encoding type II secretion system protein N gives MNYWMWRLRVALPWLVVAVLSVAAVMLALLPAAWITPQFARQTNGHVNLVDAEGSLWHGSATLMLAAGSDMSAATLLPGRIEWHTAFWPLFTGRVRMVMRQSEAMPDPITVDATPRGATVTPGALAVPASLLAGLGAPFNTLDLQGNVLLSWTDWRSFSGKAFGQLTMTLDDVSSRVSLVKPLGSYRVKFQAQGTSSALDLTTIKGPLMLNGNGTVSSASTSFHGTASAAPEQHDNLAGLLNLLGRPSGPDTVTLTFVH, from the coding sequence ATGAATTACTGGATGTGGCGCCTGCGTGTGGCGCTGCCGTGGCTGGTGGTCGCGGTGTTGTCGGTCGCGGCCGTGATGCTCGCGTTGCTGCCGGCTGCATGGATTACGCCGCAATTCGCGCGGCAAACGAACGGGCACGTGAACCTCGTCGATGCGGAAGGCTCGCTGTGGCACGGCTCGGCCACGCTGATGCTGGCCGCCGGCTCCGACATGAGCGCGGCGACGCTGCTGCCTGGCCGGATCGAATGGCATACCGCGTTCTGGCCGCTTTTCACCGGACGCGTGCGGATGGTCATGCGGCAAAGCGAGGCGATGCCCGATCCGATCACGGTCGATGCGACGCCGCGCGGCGCGACGGTCACGCCGGGTGCACTCGCGGTGCCCGCGTCGCTGCTCGCCGGGCTCGGTGCGCCGTTCAATACGCTCGATCTGCAGGGCAACGTGCTGCTGTCGTGGACCGATTGGCGCAGCTTCAGTGGCAAAGCGTTCGGTCAGCTGACGATGACGCTGGACGACGTGAGTTCGCGAGTTTCGCTGGTCAAGCCGCTCGGCTCGTACCGGGTGAAATTTCAGGCGCAGGGGACGTCGTCGGCGCTCGATCTGACGACGATCAAGGGACCGTTGATGCTGAACGGCAACGGCACCGTGTCTTCCGCGTCGACGTCGTTTCATGGCACCGCGAGCGCCGCGCCGGAGCAGCACGACAATCTCGCCGGCTTGCTGAATCTGCTGGGCCGGCCGAGCGGACCGGATACGGTGACGCTGACGTTCGTGCATTGA
- a CDS encoding efflux transporter outer membrane subunit, with amino-acid sequence MQSDRISRARLLAPRALTLAVSAACATLIAACAVGPNYQRPATEIPASFKEAAPGWKVAQPADQHDRGDWWTIYEDPKLNELEDKLNTANQTVAQFAATYRQARALVSEARAAYFPTIGASAGATRSGSGVSSTGNSTTPTRRAGISNSFNLELDASWEPDLWGSVTRTVNAQKAGQQGAAADLANARLSAQATLAQTYFALRALDSTQKLLDDTLEAYQRSLQLTQNQYAAGVAARSDVIQAQTQLQSAQASAIDNGVQRAQDEHAIAVLIGVPASVFSLPPMPLTATPPVVPAQMPSALLERRPDIASAERKAAAANEQIGVAIAAFFPSLTLSANGGFENSVFSQLLTAPSRFWTLGPQLAGTIFDAGLRKAQTDAARATYDADVAAYRQTVLAAFQDVEDNLASLRILEQEIVVQRQAVDSARQALTIVTNEYKAGTVGYVNVLTAQTTAFIAEQKLESIAGQRMVSSVGLVKALGGGWDASQMNRETGDVAAPAPLPASAPAAAAVPPVVATAANRKEAAMAATPLAQNPVPQSQLLQSQSK; translated from the coding sequence ATGCAGTCTGATCGAATCTCGCGCGCGCGGCTGCTTGCGCCGCGCGCCCTGACCCTCGCCGTGAGCGCGGCCTGCGCGACGCTTATCGCCGCCTGCGCGGTCGGTCCCAACTATCAGCGGCCGGCCACCGAGATTCCCGCGTCGTTCAAGGAAGCCGCGCCCGGCTGGAAAGTCGCGCAACCCGCCGATCAGCACGATCGCGGCGACTGGTGGACGATCTACGAGGACCCGAAGCTCAACGAACTCGAAGACAAACTGAACACCGCGAACCAGACCGTTGCGCAATTCGCCGCGACCTACCGGCAGGCGCGCGCGCTCGTCAGTGAGGCACGCGCCGCGTACTTCCCGACGATCGGTGCTTCGGCGGGTGCGACGCGTTCCGGCAGCGGCGTGTCGTCCACGGGCAACTCGACCACCCCGACACGTCGCGCGGGCATTAGCAACAGTTTCAACCTCGAACTCGACGCGAGCTGGGAGCCCGACCTGTGGGGTTCGGTCACGCGCACGGTGAACGCGCAGAAAGCCGGCCAGCAGGGCGCGGCCGCCGACCTCGCAAACGCGCGCCTGTCCGCGCAGGCCACGCTCGCGCAGACCTACTTCGCGCTGCGCGCGCTCGATTCCACGCAAAAGCTGCTCGACGACACCCTCGAAGCCTATCAGCGCTCGCTGCAACTCACGCAGAACCAGTACGCGGCCGGCGTCGCCGCGCGTTCGGACGTGATTCAGGCGCAAACGCAACTGCAATCGGCGCAAGCCTCCGCGATCGACAACGGCGTGCAGCGCGCGCAGGACGAGCATGCGATCGCGGTGCTGATAGGCGTGCCAGCGTCGGTGTTCTCGCTGCCGCCGATGCCGCTCACCGCGACGCCGCCCGTCGTGCCCGCGCAGATGCCGTCCGCGCTGCTCGAGCGGCGTCCGGACATCGCGTCGGCGGAACGCAAGGCCGCGGCGGCGAACGAGCAGATCGGCGTGGCGATCGCCGCGTTCTTCCCATCGCTTACTTTGTCCGCCAACGGCGGCTTCGAAAACTCGGTGTTCTCGCAACTGCTGACCGCGCCGTCGCGCTTCTGGACGCTCGGCCCGCAACTCGCCGGAACGATCTTCGACGCTGGCCTGCGCAAGGCGCAAACCGACGCCGCTCGCGCCACCTACGACGCGGATGTCGCGGCCTATCGGCAAACCGTGCTCGCCGCGTTCCAGGACGTCGAGGACAACCTTGCTTCACTGCGTATCCTCGAACAGGAAATCGTCGTGCAGCGCCAGGCGGTCGACTCGGCGCGCCAGGCGCTCACGATCGTCACGAACGAGTACAAGGCCGGCACGGTGGGCTACGTCAATGTGCTGACCGCGCAGACTACCGCGTTCATCGCCGAGCAGAAGCTCGAAAGCATCGCGGGGCAGCGGATGGTGTCGTCGGTGGGTCTCGTGAAGGCGCTCGGCGGCGGCTGGGATGCGTCGCAGATGAATCGCGAGACGGGTGATGTGGCGGCTCCGGCGCCATTGCCAGCGTCCGCGCCTGCTGCTGCCGCAGTCCCTCCAGTGGTTGCCACCGCGGCGAATAGGAAGGAGGCGGCAATGGCAGCCACGCCGCTCGCGCAAAACCCGGTGCCGCAGTCGCAGTTGCTGCAATCGCAGAGTAAATAG
- a CDS encoding MarR family winged helix-turn-helix transcriptional regulator translates to MADGPYKADEIELTTSLGYYLTKARNVLVERTDRAVKPLGLTAQQIGVILMLSSRRASTPFELSRAMSYDSGSMTRLLDRLEKKGFIVRSRSNDDRRMVKLELTQQGHDAARQLPALGAAVLNEQLRGFTADDHATLIQLLSRFIANGLDGEAGMCGGFERQLDEAQAASVKLPPAQGDDA, encoded by the coding sequence ATGGCCGATGGTCCATACAAAGCGGACGAGATCGAGCTGACGACGAGTCTCGGCTACTACCTGACGAAAGCGCGTAACGTGCTGGTCGAGCGCACCGACCGAGCAGTCAAACCACTCGGGCTGACCGCGCAGCAGATCGGCGTGATCCTGATGCTGTCGTCGCGGCGAGCGAGCACGCCGTTCGAGTTGTCGCGAGCGATGTCATACGACAGCGGCTCGATGACGCGTCTGCTCGATCGCCTTGAAAAGAAGGGCTTTATCGTGCGCTCGCGCAGCAATGACGACCGGCGCATGGTGAAGCTGGAGTTGACGCAGCAAGGGCACGACGCGGCGCGGCAGTTGCCGGCCCTGGGCGCGGCGGTGCTGAACGAGCAATTGCGTGGCTTTACCGCGGATGACCATGCGACGCTGATTCAACTGCTCAGCCGTTTCATCGCGAACGGTCTCGATGGCGAGGCCGGCATGTGCGGCGGGTTCGAGCGGCAACTGGACGAAGCGCAGGCAGCGTCGGTGAAGCTGCCGCCGGCACAAGGCGACGACGCTTAA